A window of Indicator indicator isolate 239-I01 chromosome 25, UM_Iind_1.1, whole genome shotgun sequence contains these coding sequences:
- the ELF2 gene encoding ETS-related transcription factor Elf-2 isoform X6, translating into MATSVHEGPTNQLDLLIRAVEASVHGSNVHCTDKTIEAAEALLHMESPTCLRDARSPVEVFVPPCVSTPEFIHAAMRPDVITETVVEVSTEESEPMDASPVPASPDIHEPMKKKKGNTTYLWEFLLDLLQDKNTCPRYIKWTQREKGIFKLVDSKAVSKLWGKHKNKPDMNYETMGRALRYYYQRGILAKVEGQRLVYQFKEMPKNIVVIDDDKSESCNEDLSMPTDEKSLERVSLSAENLLKAATSARGGKNSSQLSCTRSEKAVTRVVNIASPAHDTSSSRPSTTTTTVPATTAPRTVRVAMQVPVVMTSLGQKISTVAVQSVNAGSPLITNTSPTTATTPKVVIQTIPTVMPTSAENGDKITMQPAKIITIPATQLTQCQLQTKTGLSGSGGINIVGTPLAVRALTPVSIAHGTPVMRLSVPAQQASGQTPPRVISAVIKSPEVKSDTAALKQEREVKTLQLVKDEKPADGGKTVTHVVVVSTPSAIALPVTIKTEGIITCEK; encoded by the exons TGGAGGCATCAGTTCATGGAAGCAATGTGCACTGCACAGATAAAACAATTGAAGCTGCAGAGGCCTTGCTTCATATGGAGTCTCCTACCTGCCTGAGAGATGCCAGGAGTCCTG TGGAAGTTTTTGTCCCTCCTTGTGTGTCAACCCCAGAATTCATCCATGCAGCCATGAGACCTGATGTGATCACAGAAACTGTGGTGGAGGTGTCAACTGAGGAGTCTGAACCAATGGATGCATCTCCTGTACCAGCTTCCCCTGACATCCATGAAccaatgaagaagaaaaaag GAAATACAACGTATCTGTGGGAGTTCcttctggaccttctccaggaCAAAAACACTTGTCCTCGATATATTAAATGGACTCAGCGAGAGAAGGGAATCTTCAAACTTGTGGACTCGAAAGCTGTCTCCAAACTGTGgggaaaacacaaaaacaaacctgaCATGAACTATGAGACTATGGGACGAGCTCTGAG ATACTACTATCAAAGAGGAATCCTTGCAAAAGTTGAGGGACAGAGGCTTGTATATCAGTTTAAGGAGATGCCAAAAAACATAGTTGTCATAGATGATGACAAAAGTGAGTCCTGCAATGAAGACTTGTCAATGCCTACAGATGAAAAGTCATTGGAAAGAGTGTCTTTATCTGCAGAAAACCTTTTAAAAGCAGCAACCTCTGCACGTGGAGGAAAAAACTCCTCTCAGTTAAGCTGTACTAGATCAGAAAAAGCAGTCACCAGAGTTGTGAACATTGCCTCACCAGCACATGACACATCATCATCTCGTCCCTCAACTACCACTACTACTGTCCCAGCAACGACAGCTCCCAG GACTGTACGTGTGGCAATGCAAGTGCCTGTTGTGATGACCTCTCTGGGACAGAAAATCTCAACTGTGGCAGTGCAGTCAGTGAACGCAGGGTCACCGCTAATAACCAACACGAGTCCCACGACAGCCACAACTCCAAAGGTAGTAATCCAGACAATCCCTACTGTCATGCCAACCTCTGCTGAGAACGGAGACAAAATCACCATGCAGCCTGCCAAAATCATTACCATCCCTGCCACCCAGCTCACGCAGTGTCAGTTACAGACAAAAACAGGCCTGTCTGGGTCAGGAGGTATTAACATCGTGGGAACCCCGCTGGCTGTCAGAGCACTAACCCCAGTCTCTATAGCTCATGGGACACCAGTAATGAGACTATCAGTGCCTGCCCAGCAGGCATCTGGCCAGACTCCTCCCAGGGTGATCAGTGCGGTTATAAAAAGCCCAGAAGTTAAATCAGACACGGCGGCTTTAAAACAGGAGCGCGAAGTGAAAACCCTGCAGCTGGTCAAAGACGAGAAGCCGGCAGATGGAGGCAAGACTGTGACCCACGTAGTAGTAGTTAGCACCCCCTCAGCTATTGCCCTGCCTGTAACAATAAAAACAGAAGGAATCATCACGTGTGAGAAGTGA
- the ELF2 gene encoding ETS-related transcription factor Elf-2 isoform X4, whose protein sequence is MATSVHEGPTNQLDLLIRAVEASVHGSNVHCTDKTIEAAEALLHMESPTCLRDARSPVEVFVPPCVSTPEFIHAAMRPDVITETVVEVSTEESEPMDASPVPASPDIHEPMKKKKAGRKPKTQQSGLSDGSPDLGIKKKPREGKGNTTYLWEFLLDLLQDKNTCPRYIKWTQREKGIFKLVDSKAVSKLWGKHKNKPDMNYETMGRALRYYYQRGILAKVEGQRLVYQFKEMPKNIVVIDDDKSESCNEDLSMPTDEKSLERVSLSAENLLKAATSARGGKNSSQLSCTRSEKAVTRVVNIASPAHDTSSSRPSTTTTTVPATTAPRTVRVAMQVPVVMTSLGQKISTVAVQSVNAGSPLITNTSPTTATTPKVVIQTIPTVMPTSAENGDKITMQPAKIITIPATQLTQCQLQTKTGLSGSGGINIVGTPLAVRALTPVSIAHGTPVMRLSVPAQQASGQTPPRVISAVIKSPEVKSDTAALKQEREVKTLQLVKDEKPADGGKTVTHVVVVSTPSAIALPVTIKTEGIITCEK, encoded by the exons TGGAGGCATCAGTTCATGGAAGCAATGTGCACTGCACAGATAAAACAATTGAAGCTGCAGAGGCCTTGCTTCATATGGAGTCTCCTACCTGCCTGAGAGATGCCAGGAGTCCTG TGGAAGTTTTTGTCCCTCCTTGTGTGTCAACCCCAGAATTCATCCATGCAGCCATGAGACCTGATGTGATCACAGAAACTGTGGTGGAGGTGTCAACTGAGGAGTCTGAACCAATGGATGCATCTCCTGTACCAGCTTCCCCTGACATCCATGAAccaatgaagaagaaaaaag CTGGCCGTAAACCGAAGACGCAACAATCAGGTCTATCTGATGGCTCTCCAGATCTAGGTATAAAGAAGAAACCTAGAGAAGGCAAAG GAAATACAACGTATCTGTGGGAGTTCcttctggaccttctccaggaCAAAAACACTTGTCCTCGATATATTAAATGGACTCAGCGAGAGAAGGGAATCTTCAAACTTGTGGACTCGAAAGCTGTCTCCAAACTGTGgggaaaacacaaaaacaaacctgaCATGAACTATGAGACTATGGGACGAGCTCTGAG ATACTACTATCAAAGAGGAATCCTTGCAAAAGTTGAGGGACAGAGGCTTGTATATCAGTTTAAGGAGATGCCAAAAAACATAGTTGTCATAGATGATGACAAAAGTGAGTCCTGCAATGAAGACTTGTCAATGCCTACAGATGAAAAGTCATTGGAAAGAGTGTCTTTATCTGCAGAAAACCTTTTAAAAGCAGCAACCTCTGCACGTGGAGGAAAAAACTCCTCTCAGTTAAGCTGTACTAGATCAGAAAAAGCAGTCACCAGAGTTGTGAACATTGCCTCACCAGCACATGACACATCATCATCTCGTCCCTCAACTACCACTACTACTGTCCCAGCAACGACAGCTCCCAG GACTGTACGTGTGGCAATGCAAGTGCCTGTTGTGATGACCTCTCTGGGACAGAAAATCTCAACTGTGGCAGTGCAGTCAGTGAACGCAGGGTCACCGCTAATAACCAACACGAGTCCCACGACAGCCACAACTCCAAAGGTAGTAATCCAGACAATCCCTACTGTCATGCCAACCTCTGCTGAGAACGGAGACAAAATCACCATGCAGCCTGCCAAAATCATTACCATCCCTGCCACCCAGCTCACGCAGTGTCAGTTACAGACAAAAACAGGCCTGTCTGGGTCAGGAGGTATTAACATCGTGGGAACCCCGCTGGCTGTCAGAGCACTAACCCCAGTCTCTATAGCTCATGGGACACCAGTAATGAGACTATCAGTGCCTGCCCAGCAGGCATCTGGCCAGACTCCTCCCAGGGTGATCAGTGCGGTTATAAAAAGCCCAGAAGTTAAATCAGACACGGCGGCTTTAAAACAGGAGCGCGAAGTGAAAACCCTGCAGCTGGTCAAAGACGAGAAGCCGGCAGATGGAGGCAAGACTGTGACCCACGTAGTAGTAGTTAGCACCCCCTCAGCTATTGCCCTGCCTGTAACAATAAAAACAGAAGGAATCATCACGTGTGAGAAGTGA
- the ELF2 gene encoding ETS-related transcription factor Elf-2 isoform X5, which translates to MATSVHEGPTNQLDLLIRAVEASVHGSNVHCTDKTIEAAEALLHMESPTCLRDARSPEFIHAAMRPDVITETVVEVSTEESEPMDASPVPASPDIHEPMKKKKAGRKPKTQQSGLSDGSPDLGIKKKPREGKGNTTYLWEFLLDLLQDKNTCPRYIKWTQREKGIFKLVDSKAVSKLWGKHKNKPDMNYETMGRALRYYYQRGILAKVEGQRLVYQFKEMPKNIVVIDDDKSESCNEDLSMPTDEKSLERVSLSAENLLKAATSARGGKNSSQLSCTRSEKAVTRVVNIASPAHDTSSSRPSTTTTTVPATTAPRTVRVAMQVPVVMTSLGQKISTVAVQSVNAGSPLITNTSPTTATTPKVVIQTIPTVMPTSAENGDKITMQPAKIITIPATQLTQCQLQTKTGLSGSGGINIVGTPLAVRALTPVSIAHGTPVMRLSVPAQQASGQTPPRVISAVIKSPEVKSDTAALKQEREVKTLQLVKDEKPADGGKTVTHVVVVSTPSAIALPVTIKTEGIITCEK; encoded by the exons TGGAGGCATCAGTTCATGGAAGCAATGTGCACTGCACAGATAAAACAATTGAAGCTGCAGAGGCCTTGCTTCATATGGAGTCTCCTACCTGCCTGAGAGATGCCAGGAGTCCTG AATTCATCCATGCAGCCATGAGACCTGATGTGATCACAGAAACTGTGGTGGAGGTGTCAACTGAGGAGTCTGAACCAATGGATGCATCTCCTGTACCAGCTTCCCCTGACATCCATGAAccaatgaagaagaaaaaag CTGGCCGTAAACCGAAGACGCAACAATCAGGTCTATCTGATGGCTCTCCAGATCTAGGTATAAAGAAGAAACCTAGAGAAGGCAAAG GAAATACAACGTATCTGTGGGAGTTCcttctggaccttctccaggaCAAAAACACTTGTCCTCGATATATTAAATGGACTCAGCGAGAGAAGGGAATCTTCAAACTTGTGGACTCGAAAGCTGTCTCCAAACTGTGgggaaaacacaaaaacaaacctgaCATGAACTATGAGACTATGGGACGAGCTCTGAG ATACTACTATCAAAGAGGAATCCTTGCAAAAGTTGAGGGACAGAGGCTTGTATATCAGTTTAAGGAGATGCCAAAAAACATAGTTGTCATAGATGATGACAAAAGTGAGTCCTGCAATGAAGACTTGTCAATGCCTACAGATGAAAAGTCATTGGAAAGAGTGTCTTTATCTGCAGAAAACCTTTTAAAAGCAGCAACCTCTGCACGTGGAGGAAAAAACTCCTCTCAGTTAAGCTGTACTAGATCAGAAAAAGCAGTCACCAGAGTTGTGAACATTGCCTCACCAGCACATGACACATCATCATCTCGTCCCTCAACTACCACTACTACTGTCCCAGCAACGACAGCTCCCAG GACTGTACGTGTGGCAATGCAAGTGCCTGTTGTGATGACCTCTCTGGGACAGAAAATCTCAACTGTGGCAGTGCAGTCAGTGAACGCAGGGTCACCGCTAATAACCAACACGAGTCCCACGACAGCCACAACTCCAAAGGTAGTAATCCAGACAATCCCTACTGTCATGCCAACCTCTGCTGAGAACGGAGACAAAATCACCATGCAGCCTGCCAAAATCATTACCATCCCTGCCACCCAGCTCACGCAGTGTCAGTTACAGACAAAAACAGGCCTGTCTGGGTCAGGAGGTATTAACATCGTGGGAACCCCGCTGGCTGTCAGAGCACTAACCCCAGTCTCTATAGCTCATGGGACACCAGTAATGAGACTATCAGTGCCTGCCCAGCAGGCATCTGGCCAGACTCCTCCCAGGGTGATCAGTGCGGTTATAAAAAGCCCAGAAGTTAAATCAGACACGGCGGCTTTAAAACAGGAGCGCGAAGTGAAAACCCTGCAGCTGGTCAAAGACGAGAAGCCGGCAGATGGAGGCAAGACTGTGACCCACGTAGTAGTAGTTAGCACCCCCTCAGCTATTGCCCTGCCTGTAACAATAAAAACAGAAGGAATCATCACGTGTGAGAAGTGA
- the ELF2 gene encoding ETS-related transcription factor Elf-2 isoform X7 has product MATSVHEGPTNQLDLLIRAVEASVHGSNVHCTDKTIEAAEALLHMESPTCLRDARSPEFIHAAMRPDVITETVVEVSTEESEPMDASPVPASPDIHEPMKKKKGNTTYLWEFLLDLLQDKNTCPRYIKWTQREKGIFKLVDSKAVSKLWGKHKNKPDMNYETMGRALRYYYQRGILAKVEGQRLVYQFKEMPKNIVVIDDDKSESCNEDLSMPTDEKSLERVSLSAENLLKAATSARGGKNSSQLSCTRSEKAVTRVVNIASPAHDTSSSRPSTTTTTVPATTAPRTVRVAMQVPVVMTSLGQKISTVAVQSVNAGSPLITNTSPTTATTPKVVIQTIPTVMPTSAENGDKITMQPAKIITIPATQLTQCQLQTKTGLSGSGGINIVGTPLAVRALTPVSIAHGTPVMRLSVPAQQASGQTPPRVISAVIKSPEVKSDTAALKQEREVKTLQLVKDEKPADGGKTVTHVVVVSTPSAIALPVTIKTEGIITCEK; this is encoded by the exons TGGAGGCATCAGTTCATGGAAGCAATGTGCACTGCACAGATAAAACAATTGAAGCTGCAGAGGCCTTGCTTCATATGGAGTCTCCTACCTGCCTGAGAGATGCCAGGAGTCCTG AATTCATCCATGCAGCCATGAGACCTGATGTGATCACAGAAACTGTGGTGGAGGTGTCAACTGAGGAGTCTGAACCAATGGATGCATCTCCTGTACCAGCTTCCCCTGACATCCATGAAccaatgaagaagaaaaaag GAAATACAACGTATCTGTGGGAGTTCcttctggaccttctccaggaCAAAAACACTTGTCCTCGATATATTAAATGGACTCAGCGAGAGAAGGGAATCTTCAAACTTGTGGACTCGAAAGCTGTCTCCAAACTGTGgggaaaacacaaaaacaaacctgaCATGAACTATGAGACTATGGGACGAGCTCTGAG ATACTACTATCAAAGAGGAATCCTTGCAAAAGTTGAGGGACAGAGGCTTGTATATCAGTTTAAGGAGATGCCAAAAAACATAGTTGTCATAGATGATGACAAAAGTGAGTCCTGCAATGAAGACTTGTCAATGCCTACAGATGAAAAGTCATTGGAAAGAGTGTCTTTATCTGCAGAAAACCTTTTAAAAGCAGCAACCTCTGCACGTGGAGGAAAAAACTCCTCTCAGTTAAGCTGTACTAGATCAGAAAAAGCAGTCACCAGAGTTGTGAACATTGCCTCACCAGCACATGACACATCATCATCTCGTCCCTCAACTACCACTACTACTGTCCCAGCAACGACAGCTCCCAG GACTGTACGTGTGGCAATGCAAGTGCCTGTTGTGATGACCTCTCTGGGACAGAAAATCTCAACTGTGGCAGTGCAGTCAGTGAACGCAGGGTCACCGCTAATAACCAACACGAGTCCCACGACAGCCACAACTCCAAAGGTAGTAATCCAGACAATCCCTACTGTCATGCCAACCTCTGCTGAGAACGGAGACAAAATCACCATGCAGCCTGCCAAAATCATTACCATCCCTGCCACCCAGCTCACGCAGTGTCAGTTACAGACAAAAACAGGCCTGTCTGGGTCAGGAGGTATTAACATCGTGGGAACCCCGCTGGCTGTCAGAGCACTAACCCCAGTCTCTATAGCTCATGGGACACCAGTAATGAGACTATCAGTGCCTGCCCAGCAGGCATCTGGCCAGACTCCTCCCAGGGTGATCAGTGCGGTTATAAAAAGCCCAGAAGTTAAATCAGACACGGCGGCTTTAAAACAGGAGCGCGAAGTGAAAACCCTGCAGCTGGTCAAAGACGAGAAGCCGGCAGATGGAGGCAAGACTGTGACCCACGTAGTAGTAGTTAGCACCCCCTCAGCTATTGCCCTGCCTGTAACAATAAAAACAGAAGGAATCATCACGTGTGAGAAGTGA